A part of Biomphalaria glabrata chromosome 3, xgBioGlab47.1, whole genome shotgun sequence genomic DNA contains:
- the LOC129925381 gene encoding uncharacterized protein LOC129925381, producing MSGSDGSVKIKIVNRESACIKQIDKNVKNKFKWVWMEEKDCMGDFLSSYIRKLEDPGVAWCIICKEKIKYGSAGKKVIKIHATSKKHQSTRSTLKSSSSLPALFQNRKNLEQAVTEPIQTIYGLAPNVLQAQCSTLCNEPATAVYVSMKDRVSHQEALLCSFIAEHSLPLSIAPHLVALAQELSRDSKALSQLSMDRKSTSYKLRDGLSSVFHKRLVADMKRYPFSLNLDEATSQGSKQRILNILVSFFNKEESVVHLYASIHLTTVNATTVYNAVMQQFTKDDIPVSNLVSCLTDSASYMTGCKQGFLTKLKTIAPKLLDIDNDVCHHVHNIVKLFCQHFDKFVENLLDDLHTDFNFGSDLNSFLEDISLSLGKKYYRPKERVPHRWLSVLDCSVDLVDNLEPLTVFYYAWLKAEDKMAYNSVIINILKNISKDSRKNIYSILSSLRCKTLTPAGKARKVRIYEKLFFSRPKLDQLLNLYLGVLPLFKSFILLFESKEPRIHLLFDEQIQLIKNFLICFVKPETVRDFDFSKVADFDLDKDVFLNYSLLYTGQSKVNVSEMFLNQLLVAYKDCAKYMLQKFALKNKTLRLLRAINPGTVGHSQNMKMLCQLAEKMPFFNCEEVAAVQEEIRQIQIDSSLQSKDFAKDRIDHWWAIYFKSHPDQYPLFFKMISGCLSIFSGPRVESSFSFMNSLITKKTNRMVCQTYEAFQKVRYFLQSKHTTSLKLFHREDVATTPVDKALIFHVQTAWRRY from the exons atgtcaggCAGTGACGGTagtgttaaaattaaaatagtaaaCAGAGAAAGCGCTTGTATAAAACAAATTGACAAAAATGTcaagaataaatttaaatggGTATGGATGGAGGAGAAAGATTGTATGGGCGACTTTCTTTCCAGCTATATTAGGAAATTAGAAGATCCTGGGGTCGCCTGGTGCatcatttgtaaagaaaaaataaagtatgGTTCTGCTgggaaaaaagttattaaaattcaCGCAACTTCTAAAAAGCATCAAAGTACAAGGTCAACTCTTAAATCTTCAAGTAGCCTCCCAGCATTGTTTCAAAACAGAAAAAATCTTGAACAGGCAGTGACTGAGCCAATACAAACTATCTATGGTTTAGCACCTAATGTTTTACAAGCCCAGTGTTCTACATTGTGTAATGAGCCTGCAACAGCTGTATATGTAAGCATGAAAGATAGGGTGTCACACCAGGAAGCCTTACTATGTAGTTTTATTGCTGAGCATTCTCTGCCACTTAGCATTGCTCCTCACTTGGTTGCTCTAGCTCAAGAACTCAGCAGAGATTCTAAAGCTCTGTCACAATTGTCTATGGATAGAAAATCTACATCTTACAAACTTCGAGATGGACTTTCTTCTGTGTTTCACAAAAGATTAGTTGCTGATATGAAAAG ATATCCATTTTCACTCAATCTGGATGAAGCAACCAGTCAAGGAAGTAAACAACGGATTCTCAACATTTTGGTATCATTTTTCAATAAGGAAGAAAGTGTAGTACACCTCTATGCCTCAATTCATTTAACTACAGTAAATGCAACCACTGTTTACAATGCTGTTATGCAGCAGTTCACTAAAGATGACATTCCAGTTAGTAATTTAGTTTCATGTCTTACTGACTCAGCTAGCTACATGACTGGATGTAAACAAGGTTTTTTAACTAAGCTAAAGACCATTGCTCCAAAACTTTTAGATATTGATAATGATGTTTGTCATCATGTCCATAATATTGTGAAATTGTTTTGTCAACATTTTGATAAATTTGTAGAAAATCTACTTGATGATCTTCACACTGATTTCAATTTTGGTAGTGACCTCAATTCTTTCTTAGAAGACATATCATTATCATTAGGTAAAAAGTATTACAGACCAAAGGAAAGAGTTCCACATAGGTGGCTATCTGTATTGGATTGTTCAGTAGATCTTGTTGATAACCTAGAACCTCTAACAGTTTTTTACTATGCCTGGCTAAAAGCTGAAGATAAAATGGCTTACAATAGTGTAATTATTAATATTCTTAAGAATATTTCTAAAGacagtagaaaaaatatttattcaattttGTCTTCTTTGAGATGTAAAACATTAACACCTGCAGGAAAAGCAAGAAAAGTTAGAATttatgaaaaattgtttttctctaGACCTAAACTGGACCagcttttaaatttgtatttgggAGTCTTGccattgtttaaatcttttatattgttatttgaATCAAAAGAACCAAGAATTCATCTGCTTTTTGATGAGCAAATTCAACTtatcaaaaattttttaatttgttttgtaaaacctGAGACAgttagagattttgatttttccAAAGTAGCAGATTTTGATTTAGacaaagatgtttttttaaactattcatTACTGTATACTGGACAATCTAAAGTAAatgtttcagaaatgtttctCAATCAGCTTTTAGTGGCATACAAAGACTGTGCCAAATATATGTTGCAaaagtttgctttaaaaaataaaactcttaGATTACTCAGGGCAATAAACCCTGGTACAGTTGGACACTCCCAAAATATGAAGATGTTGTGCCAACTAGCAGAGAAAATGCCATTTTTTAACTGTGAAGAAGTTGCTGCTGTTCAAGAGGAGATAAGACAGATCCAAATAGACAGCAGTCTCCAGTCAAAAGACTTTGCTAAGGACAGAATTGATCACTGGTgggctatttattttaaaagccaCCCAGACCAatatcctcttttttttaaaatgattagtgGCTGCTTAAGTATTTTTAGTGGGCCCAGAGTAGAGAGCTCCTTCTCATTTATGAACAGTTTGattactaaaaaaacaaacagaatggTGTGTCAAACTTATGAAGCATTTCAAAAAGTCAGATATTTTTTACAATCAAAACACACAACTTCTCTCAAGTTGTTCCACAGAGAAGATGTTGCCACAACACCTGTTGATAAGGCATTAATTTTTCATGTACAGACTGCATGGAGAAGATATTAA
- the LOC106052182 gene encoding RNA-binding protein lark-like, whose translation MVATKLYIGNLPEDADKEELEEQFRKFGNVLEFDILKGYGFVHFEKESEAKAAVESLDGQLHRGSNIKVELSRSKVRQKAGMGAKGECYRCGGEGHWSKECPRGPSRGRGRNDRDRFSPYDREPYYPDPYEYYAARARMMPPHPYERYRYDPYERRLPPPPMGREPLYRDFGRHSPDYYRRSSPPRDPYYDYYERRGLTNMDPYGDKMRNVGVAGDDIKPMVRPQMQGRVPGPY comes from the exons ATGGTGGCCACCAAACTGTACATAGGCAATTTGCCAGAGGATGCAGACAAAGAGGAACTGGAAGAACAATTCAGAAAGTTTGGCAATGTTCTGGAGTTTGATATTCTTAAAGGATATGGTTTTGTA CATTTTGAGAAAGAATCAGAAGCCAAAGCAGCTGTAGAATCATTGGATGGTCAATTACATCGTGGCAGCAACATCAAAGTAGAA ctATCCAGAAGCAAAGTTCGACAAAAAGCTGGTATGGGTGCAAAAGGTGAATGCTATCGATGTGGAGGTGAAGGACATTGGTCAAAGGAATGCCCAAGAGGACC ATCTCGTGGCAGAGGTCGCAATGACAGAGACAGATTCAGCCCATATGACAGAGAGCCTTATTACCCTGACCCATATGAATATTATGCTGCCAGAGCCCGCATGATGCCTCCTCATCCTTACGAAAGATACAGATATGATCCTTATGAACGCAGGCTGCCACCACCTCCTATGGGACGTGAGCCATTATATCGTGACTTTGGTAGACATTCTCCGGACTATTACAGAAGATCCTCGCCCCCAAGAGATCCTTACTATGACTACTATGAGAGAAGAGG atTAACAAATATGGATCCTTATGGTGATAAGAtgag AAATGTGGGTGTTGCTGGTGATGATATCAAACCAATGGTTAGGCCCCAAATGCAAGGGAGAGTGCCAGGACCTTATTAA